One genomic region from Aliarcobacter cryaerophilus ATCC 43158 encodes:
- a CDS encoding CCA tRNA nucleotidyltransferase: MCINKSKINIPKLLIDILKTLQDSGYKPYLVGGCVRDFLLSKPVKDFDIEVFGIENLEKLKTILEKYTKVHDIGKSFGVLKVNIDDLDIDFSIPRVEKKVGKTHKSFEIKLLSNINIKKAAKRRDFTINSIYYDYFKDSFIDPFLGIKDLKKRKIKYIDKKSFIEDSLRVFRAFGFASRFNFKITKKTKQLLKTIIKSGELNNLSKERVFEELKKLLLKSKKPSVGLKLFDEFKIFKISFLKKYKAIDKLSKILKNRDIDLKRVLILYFVVLLKDEKEDDILEFLSKISSDKKFINSIISLCKESLEDDIVSLKKQSLNIVLEDLILVEIAFGNKDIEAIIKKCEESDILSKGLKPHIMGVDLLDLGFTPSGDFRNMLNFAMDLQIKENLSKDDLKQRLKKNF, translated from the coding sequence ATGTGTATCAACAAATCAAAAATTAATATACCAAAACTACTTATTGATATTTTGAAAACATTGCAAGATAGTGGCTATAAGCCATATCTTGTTGGTGGTTGTGTTAGAGATTTTCTTCTGAGTAAACCAGTTAAAGATTTTGATATTGAAGTATTTGGTATAGAAAATTTAGAAAAATTAAAAACAATTTTAGAAAAATATACAAAAGTTCATGATATTGGAAAATCTTTTGGTGTTTTAAAAGTCAATATCGATGATTTAGATATTGACTTTTCTATTCCTAGAGTAGAGAAAAAAGTAGGAAAAACTCACAAAAGTTTTGAGATAAAACTTCTTTCAAATATAAATATAAAAAAAGCTGCAAAAAGACGAGATTTTACTATAAATTCTATATATTACGACTATTTTAAAGATAGTTTTATAGACCCTTTTTTAGGGATAAAAGATTTAAAAAAAAGAAAAATTAAATATATAGATAAAAAAAGTTTTATAGAGGATAGTTTAAGAGTTTTTAGAGCTTTTGGATTTGCTTCAAGATTTAATTTTAAAATAACAAAAAAGACAAAACAACTTTTAAAAACTATTATCAAAAGTGGAGAATTAAATAATTTATCAAAAGAGAGAGTTTTTGAAGAGTTAAAAAAACTTCTTTTGAAATCGAAAAAACCAAGTGTTGGTTTAAAACTTTTTGATGAGTTTAAAATATTTAAAATATCTTTTTTAAAAAAATATAAAGCCATAGATAAGTTATCAAAAATTTTGAAAAATAGAGATATAGATTTAAAAAGAGTATTAATTTTATACTTTGTTGTTTTGCTAAAAGATGAAAAAGAGGATGATATTCTTGAATTTTTATCAAAAATAAGTAGTGATAAAAAGTTTATAAACTCTATAATATCTTTGTGTAAAGAGAGTTTGGAAGATGATATTGTAAGCTTAAAAAAACAATCTTTAAATATAGTTTTGGAAGATTTAATTTTAGTTGAGATTGCATTTGGAAATAAAGATATTGAAGCTATTATAAAAAAATGTGAAGAGTCTGATATTTTAAGCAAAGGATTAAAACCACATATTATGGGAGTTGATTTACTTGATTTAGGTTTTACTCCTAGTGGTGATTTTAGAAATATGTTAAATTTTGCAATGGATTTACAAATAAAAGAAAATCTTTCAAAAGATGATTTAAAACAAAGACTTAAGAAGAATTTTTAA
- a CDS encoding apolipoprotein N-acyltransferase — protein MFLLKTQHFNKNLIIKGLITACLLSSFIYLSYFGFEFKLINTIFGLGGIYLLLTIPRISLFYAGFFTGIFWCYWMSVSLQYYDISYIAPFLLLGIGLVFGTIFALFAVINKLSFRILMIFGFLFIAPFGFNWLKLELIFIDSYLSTTKFAFGLILISLYLVIKLKRAKILAILPLLFAFHSEKGEFIDTPKAKIYMPQMYINQSLKWDKEYLKILNDENFKQIFDAIDKGYSLVVLPETSFSVALNKYPSLNNMLLELSNKIDIVTGALYVEDNQIFNASYFYTKNSVTVAKKVVLVPFGEEIPLPKFFVDLINDIFYNGASDYSKASSPTDFIIQGEKYRNAICYEGTTDKIFENLGDTKYMIMISNNAWFTPSIEPTLQHLLLKYYSKKYGVTIFHVVNGSENRVYRP, from the coding sequence ATGTTTTTGTTAAAAACTCAACATTTTAACAAAAATTTAATAATAAAAGGCTTGATTACTGCTTGTTTACTTAGCTCTTTTATATATTTATCATATTTTGGATTTGAGTTTAAATTAATAAATACAATATTTGGACTAGGTGGAATATATCTTTTACTAACAATTCCAAGGATTTCACTATTTTATGCAGGATTTTTCACAGGAATTTTTTGGTGCTATTGGATGAGTGTTAGTTTACAATACTACGATATTAGTTATATAGCTCCATTTTTACTTTTAGGAATTGGTCTTGTTTTTGGAACTATTTTTGCTCTTTTTGCAGTTATAAATAAACTATCTTTTAGAATTTTAATGATTTTTGGATTTTTATTTATTGCTCCATTTGGTTTTAATTGGTTAAAACTAGAGCTTATATTTATTGATTCATATTTAAGCACTACAAAATTTGCATTTGGCTTAATTCTTATATCACTTTATCTTGTAATAAAACTAAAAAGAGCAAAGATACTAGCTATTTTACCACTATTATTTGCTTTTCATAGTGAAAAAGGTGAATTTATAGATACTCCAAAAGCAAAAATTTATATGCCACAAATGTATATAAATCAATCTTTAAAGTGGGATAAAGAGTATTTAAAAATATTAAACGATGAAAACTTTAAACAAATTTTTGACGCCATAGACAAAGGCTATAGTTTGGTTGTTTTACCTGAAACTTCATTTTCAGTTGCTCTAAATAAATACCCTAGTTTAAACAATATGCTTTTAGAACTATCAAATAAGATAGATATAGTAACTGGAGCTTTATATGTTGAAGATAATCAAATTTTTAATGCTTCATATTTTTATACTAAAAATAGTGTTACTGTTGCAAAAAAAGTTGTTTTAGTTCCTTTTGGAGAAGAGATACCTCTTCCTAAATTCTTTGTTGATTTGATTAATGATATTTTTTATAATGGAGCTAGTGATTACTCAAAAGCAAGCTCTCCAACAGATTTTATAATTCAAGGAGAAAAATATAGAAATGCAATTTGCTATGAAGGAACAACGGATAAAATATTTGAAAATTTAGGTGATACTAAATATATGATTATGATTTCAAACAATGCTTGGTTTACACCATCAATAGAGCCAACTTTACAGCATCTGCTTTTAAAATATTACTCAAAAAAATATGGAGTTACAATATTTCATGTTGTAAATGGAAGTGAAAATAGAGTATATCGACCATAA
- the yajC gene encoding preprotein translocase subunit YajC: protein MQSDLLTSLLPLVALFAIFYFLIIRPQQKQAKAHKEMIINLKKGDKIVTNGGLMVEVVKVEDAFFVVKNSDNSEMKLAKEFVTRLITE from the coding sequence ATGCAAAGCGATTTATTGACTTCATTACTACCTCTTGTTGCACTTTTTGCAATATTCTATTTTTTAATAATTAGACCACAACAAAAACAAGCAAAAGCTCATAAAGAGATGATCATAAACCTTAAAAAAGGTGATAAGATTGTAACAAATGGTGGCTTAATGGTAGAAGTAGTAAAAGTTGAAGATGCATTTTTTGTAGTAAAAAATAGCGATAACTCTGAGATGAAATTAGCTAAAGAGTTTGTTACTAGACTTATTACTGAATAA
- the secD gene encoding protein translocase subunit SecD codes for MKIFNFKLTIFLISVIFGVVFAIPSLMQTDYGKKVNLGLDLQGGLHMLLGVNTEEAVTSKIKSIATAIKYFSDDEELLIDGLTVSNNSIYFSILDIDEMAKMDKMLSEIKGLDIVKEDLEYKVSLNSEEIIKTKDYSVAQAVETIRNRLDQFGLSEPTVVRQGDSDIVVQLPGIKTASDEKAARDLISKAAKLELMAVDEERMDRVHQMTSKEAASFGDVILEDTNDSNKKYLVKEIPILDGSQVVDAQVAFSQSNQPIINFTLNSAGARIFGDFTAKSVGKRLAIVLDGKVYSAPNINERIGGGSGQISGGFTVQEAGNVAIALRSGALLASVTLLEKRSVGPSLGADSIKASMIALVSGTALIFIFMMFYYRRAGIIANIALVANVFILLAVIALFGATLTLPGMAGIILTLGMAIDANVIINERIREVLRTGASVQKAIEDGYSNAIRAIMDGNITTFLVAIVLYAYGSGAIKGFAVTISIGILTSMLTSIVGTHGIYKAIMPKIAKDKNNKKWFGVA; via the coding sequence TTGAAAATTTTTAATTTTAAACTCACAATTTTTTTAATCAGTGTTATATTTGGTGTTGTTTTTGCTATTCCATCTTTAATGCAAACAGATTATGGTAAAAAAGTAAATTTGGGTCTTGACCTTCAAGGCGGACTTCATATGCTTTTGGGTGTAAACACTGAAGAAGCTGTAACTTCAAAAATAAAATCAATCGCAACTGCTATTAAATATTTTAGTGATGATGAAGAACTACTTATTGATGGATTAACTGTGAGTAATAACTCTATTTATTTTTCAATTTTAGATATTGATGAAATGGCTAAAATGGATAAAATGCTCTCAGAAATAAAGGGTTTAGATATAGTTAAAGAAGATTTAGAGTATAAAGTTTCTCTAAATAGTGAAGAGATAATAAAAACAAAAGATTACTCTGTTGCTCAAGCTGTTGAGACTATTAGAAATAGACTTGACCAATTTGGACTTAGTGAACCAACAGTTGTAAGACAAGGTGATAGTGATATAGTTGTTCAACTTCCAGGAATTAAAACAGCTAGTGATGAAAAAGCAGCAAGAGATTTAATCTCAAAAGCTGCAAAGCTTGAGCTTATGGCGGTTGATGAAGAAAGAATGGATAGAGTTCATCAAATGACAAGTAAAGAGGCTGCTTCATTTGGTGATGTTATCTTAGAAGATACAAATGATTCAAATAAAAAATATCTTGTAAAAGAGATACCAATTTTAGATGGAAGCCAAGTTGTAGATGCTCAAGTTGCTTTTAGTCAATCAAATCAACCCATTATTAATTTTACATTAAATAGTGCAGGAGCTAGAATTTTTGGTGATTTTACTGCTAAAAGTGTAGGAAAAAGGTTAGCAATTGTTTTAGATGGAAAAGTTTATTCAGCTCCAAATATAAATGAAAGAATTGGTGGAGGAAGTGGGCAAATTTCTGGAGGATTTACAGTGCAAGAAGCTGGAAATGTTGCTATTGCTTTAAGAAGTGGAGCACTTTTAGCAAGTGTAACTCTCTTAGAAAAAAGAAGTGTTGGACCATCTTTGGGAGCTGATAGTATTAAAGCTTCAATGATAGCTTTGGTTTCTGGAACAGCTTTAATTTTTATATTTATGATGTTTTATTATAGAAGAGCTGGGATTATTGCAAATATAGCTTTAGTTGCAAATGTATTTATTCTTTTGGCAGTAATTGCTCTTTTTGGTGCAACTTTAACACTTCCTGGTATGGCTGGAATTATTCTTACATTAGGTATGGCAATTGATGCAAATGTTATTATAAATGAGAGAATTAGAGAAGTTTTAAGAACAGGAGCAAGTGTTCAAAAAGCTATAGAAGATGGTTATTCAAATGCTATTAGAGCTATTATGGATGGAAATATTACAACTTTCTTAGTTGCTATTGTATTATATGCTTATGGAAGCGGAGCTATCAAAGGTTTTGCAGTAACAATTTCAATTGGAATATTAACTTCAATGCTTACATCAATAGTTGGAACTCATGGTATTTATAAAGCAATAATGCCAAAAATTGCAAAAGATAAAAACAATAAAAAATGGTTTGGAGTAGCATAA
- the secF gene encoding protein translocase subunit SecF produces the protein MEIFNNNKTYDFMGKKVPFLSISGILIIASLVLLFTRGLNYGIDFVGGTIVQVKYEQAAPLDKIREVLENSKYAGSNVTEFGSADEITIRFTGTSSSVTNDASDDMNKILVPTGNFEIRKIDMVGAKVGAELREKGIMALTMALLAMLIYIGIRFEWRFAVASIIGLIHDVIITLGIISLFKIDVNLDMIAAILTLVGYTINDTIIVNDRIRESLQTTKERDLDALINDSVSKTLSRTILTSSTTQFAVLTMLLFGGEIIYAFSFTLFVGIIIGTYSSIFVVSPFIKFLGFSTDSYRSKQAIKEANRKEKEKLRAMYEQGRV, from the coding sequence ATGGAGATTTTTAACAACAATAAAACTTATGATTTTATGGGTAAAAAGGTTCCTTTTTTAAGTATATCTGGAATTTTAATTATAGCTTCACTTGTTTTACTATTTACAAGAGGTTTAAACTATGGTATTGATTTTGTTGGAGGAACAATTGTTCAAGTAAAATATGAACAAGCTGCCCCTTTGGATAAGATAAGAGAAGTTTTAGAAAATAGTAAATATGCTGGTTCAAATGTAACAGAGTTTGGAAGTGCTGATGAGATAACTATAAGATTTACAGGTACTTCAAGTAGTGTAACAAATGATGCTAGTGATGATATGAACAAAATATTAGTACCAACTGGAAATTTTGAGATAAGAAAGATAGATATGGTTGGTGCAAAAGTTGGAGCTGAACTACGAGAAAAAGGTATTATGGCTTTAACGATGGCTTTGTTAGCTATGCTTATTTACATTGGAATAAGATTTGAGTGGAGATTTGCTGTTGCTTCTATTATTGGACTTATCCACGATGTTATTATTACTTTGGGGATTATTAGTCTATTTAAAATTGATGTAAACCTCGATATGATTGCTGCAATTTTAACTCTAGTTGGATATACAATAAATGATACTATTATTGTAAATGATAGAATTAGAGAGAGTTTACAAACAACAAAAGAGAGAGACCTAGATGCTCTTATAAACGATTCAGTAAGTAAAACTCTTTCAAGAACAATTCTTACATCTTCAACTACTCAATTTGCAGTACTTACTATGCTTTTATTTGGTGGAGAGATTATTTATGCATTTTCATTTACACTATTTGTTGGAATTATAATAGGAACTTACTCTTCTATTTTCGTGGTTTCTCCATTTATTAAATTCTTAGGATTTAGTACAGATAGTTATAGAAGTAAACAAGCTATAAAAGAGGCAAATAGAAAAGAGAAAGAGAAATTAAGAGCTATGTATGAACAAGGAAGAGTTTAA
- the motB gene encoding flagellar motor protein MotB yields MSKKKKCECPAGEKWAVPYADFLSLLLALFIALYALASVNIEKQKALKEEFIKIYKFPSANIVEEQTKQEKAMTDEPIDDNVEGKKVIVHTLENKEEQEQNKNKGANLIELPNGSLMSVPAHLAFESGKSEITSVFANDFLSNLAQLINAMPEETEINVKGYAQESEVKNSKHKDALELSTARANNVIRELVKYNVKPSRLYSSGFGSNKESTLKDKSVVVFELHSNGEIASEEDLNLETIFNRMKE; encoded by the coding sequence ATGTCTAAAAAAAAGAAATGTGAGTGCCCAGCTGGTGAGAAATGGGCAGTTCCATATGCAGATTTTTTAAGTCTTCTTTTAGCACTTTTTATTGCTTTATACGCTTTGGCATCTGTAAATATAGAGAAGCAAAAAGCTTTAAAGGAAGAGTTTATAAAAATTTATAAATTCCCATCTGCAAATATAGTTGAAGAGCAAACAAAACAAGAAAAAGCTATGACAGATGAACCTATTGATGATAATGTTGAGGGTAAAAAAGTTATAGTTCATACTCTAGAAAATAAAGAGGAACAAGAACAAAATAAAAATAAAGGTGCAAATTTAATAGAGCTTCCAAATGGTTCTTTAATGAGTGTTCCAGCACATTTAGCTTTTGAGAGTGGAAAATCAGAGATTACATCTGTTTTTGCAAATGATTTTTTAAGTAATTTAGCTCAATTAATAAATGCAATGCCTGAAGAAACTGAAATAAATGTAAAAGGTTATGCACAAGAAAGTGAAGTTAAAAACTCTAAACACAAAGATGCTTTAGAACTTTCAACAGCAAGAGCAAACAACGTAATAAGAGAGTTAGTAAAATACAATGTAAAACCTTCAAGATTATACTCTAGCGGTTTTGGAAGTAATAAAGAATCAACTCTAAAAGATAAAAGTGTTGTTGTATTTGAACTACATTCAAATGGTGAAATTGCAAGTGAAGAAGACTTAAATTTAGAGACAATTTTTAATAGAATGAAAGAGTAA
- the motA gene encoding flagellar motor stator protein MotA codes for MDLSVLLGLIGAITSISVGVILEGGNPAGVLHISSFIIVIPTAILAAVVATDSKYVKAAFKEFKNIFKKSPVNFEARIDELVEYAITVKKQGVLALEKDVQGLNHQFLKEALSMVVDGSKEEQIEEQLEPVIEATEEYYHGASHFWLHAGETSPTIGLVGAVFGLILALQKLDDPPAMAAGIAGAFTATVMGIAGSYIFLGPWGVKLKAKGHLVVKEQYLILAACKGMARGDAPGELKLKLSKMITPMPL; via the coding sequence ATGGATTTATCTGTACTGTTAGGATTAATAGGTGCTATAACATCTATTTCTGTGGGGGTTATTTTAGAGGGTGGAAATCCCGCTGGAGTTCTTCACATCTCTTCATTTATTATTGTTATACCAACTGCAATACTAGCAGCGGTAGTAGCAACTGATTCCAAATATGTAAAAGCAGCTTTTAAAGAGTTTAAAAATATATTCAAAAAATCACCTGTAAATTTTGAAGCAAGGATTGATGAACTTGTTGAATATGCAATAACTGTAAAAAAACAAGGGGTTTTGGCTTTGGAAAAAGATGTTCAAGGTTTAAATCATCAATTTTTAAAAGAGGCTTTAAGCATGGTTGTTGATGGAAGCAAAGAAGAACAAATCGAAGAGCAACTAGAACCTGTAATTGAGGCAACAGAGGAGTACTATCATGGGGCTAGCCACTTTTGGTTGCATGCAGGTGAAACATCTCCTACTATTGGACTTGTTGGTGCTGTTTTTGGTTTAATTTTAGCTTTACAAAAATTAGATGATCCTCCCGCTATGGCAGCTGGAATTGCTGGAGCATTTACAGCAACTGTTATGGGAATTGCTGGTTCATATATTTTCTTAGGACCTTGGGGGGTTAAATTAAAAGCAAAAGGACATTTAGTTGTAAAAGAGCAATACCTTATTCTTGCTGCTTGTAAAGGAATGGCAAGAGGTGATGCACCAGGTGAACTTAAATTGAAGTTATCAAAAATGATAACTCCTATGCCTTTATAG
- a CDS encoding DUF6394 family protein, giving the protein MDWGKVTYIFLTLMSLTTTAGFLYEPNIIALFIAAGVNVISTILKIGVKNLLAAELLASSLVADLHLIPAFLVFVFTGNINLVIALAIGAVIANIVSMILSMIESAKNKEKEDY; this is encoded by the coding sequence ATGGACTGGGGTAAGGTAACCTATATTTTCTTAACATTGATGTCTTTAACAACAACAGCGGGTTTTTTATATGAACCAAATATTATAGCCCTTTTTATAGCAGCTGGAGTTAATGTTATCTCTACAATTTTAAAAATTGGTGTAAAAAATCTTTTAGCAGCTGAACTACTAGCTAGTTCTTTAGTGGCTGATTTACACTTGATTCCTGCGTTTTTGGTATTTGTTTTTACAGGAAATATTAACTTAGTTATTGCTCTTGCAATTGGTGCTGTAATTGCAAATATTGTATCAATGATACTTTCTATGATAGAGAGTGCAAAAAATAAAGAAAAGGAAGATTATTAA